One region of Peribacillus simplex genomic DNA includes:
- the fabG gene encoding 3-oxoacyl-[acyl-carrier-protein] reductase, translating to MILEGKKALVTGASRGIGREVALELARQGADVAINYSGSETKANEVVEEIKALGRKAFAIQCDVANSDSVTSMIKEVIEQFGRVDILVNNAGITRDNLLMRMKEEEWDSVINTNLKGVFLCTKAVTRQMMKQRSGRIINMASIVGVSGNAGQANYVAAKAGVIGLTKTTAKELASRGITVNAIAPGFISTDMTGELPEDVRKAMLDQIPLARFGDPKDIAAVASFLASEASKYMTGQTLHVDGGMVM from the coding sequence ATGATCCTCGAAGGTAAAAAAGCACTTGTAACAGGGGCGTCAAGAGGTATTGGCAGGGAAGTTGCATTAGAACTTGCCCGTCAAGGAGCAGACGTTGCCATCAACTATTCTGGCAGTGAAACGAAAGCGAATGAAGTGGTGGAAGAAATCAAGGCATTGGGCCGTAAAGCATTTGCCATCCAGTGCGATGTTGCAAATAGTGACTCGGTGACAAGCATGATCAAAGAGGTCATCGAACAGTTTGGCAGAGTGGATATTTTGGTTAACAATGCCGGTATCACACGAGATAACCTATTGATGCGAATGAAAGAAGAGGAATGGGATTCAGTGATCAATACGAATCTTAAAGGAGTTTTCCTTTGCACAAAAGCGGTCACAAGACAAATGATGAAGCAGCGTAGCGGCAGGATCATCAATATGGCATCGATCGTCGGCGTCAGCGGAAATGCAGGTCAGGCAAATTATGTTGCGGCCAAGGCTGGTGTGATCGGACTGACCAAAACTACGGCAAAGGAACTTGCTTCAAGAGGGATTACGGTAAATGCGATTGCTCCTGGTTTCATCTCGACGGATATGACTGGGGAATTGCCTGAAGATGTCCGAAAAGCCATGTTGGACCAAATTCCGCTTGCACGGTTCGGTGACCCAAAAGATATCGCTGCAGTGGCGTCTTTCCTCGCTTCTGAGGCAAGCAAATATATGACTGGACAAACTCTTCATGTAGATGGCGGCATGGTCATGTAA
- the ftsY gene encoding signal recognition particle-docking protein FtsY: MSFFKKLKEKFTNQEEKEKEVEAEVSIGEKFKQGLTKTRNSFTGRVNELVARYRKVDEDFFEELEEILIQADVGFDTVMELIDQLKMEVKLRNISDTREVQSVISEKLVEIYQGDEEGTPSLNIQEEGLTVILFVGVNGVGKTTTIGKLAHKFKAEGKSVVLAAGDTFRAGAIEQLEVWGERVGVSVIKQGEGSDPAAVMFDAIQAAKARKADILICDTAGRLQNKVNLMKELEKVKRVIEREIPGAPHEVLLALDATTGQNALIQAKTFKEATNVSGIVLTKLDGTAKGGIVLAIRNELAIPVKFVGLGEKMDDLQEFDAEKYVYGLFADIIDKEEV, encoded by the coding sequence ATGAGTTTTTTCAAAAAGCTAAAAGAGAAATTTACGAACCAGGAAGAAAAAGAAAAAGAAGTTGAAGCAGAAGTATCCATAGGTGAAAAATTCAAGCAAGGCTTGACAAAGACAAGGAATTCCTTTACTGGAAGGGTTAATGAACTTGTTGCCCGTTATCGGAAAGTGGATGAGGACTTTTTTGAAGAACTTGAAGAAATCCTGATACAGGCTGATGTAGGCTTTGATACTGTGATGGAACTAATTGATCAATTAAAAATGGAAGTCAAGCTTCGCAATATCTCTGATACAAGGGAAGTGCAATCCGTCATTTCCGAAAAGCTTGTCGAAATCTACCAAGGTGATGAAGAAGGGACTCCGAGCCTGAATATACAAGAAGAAGGTTTGACGGTCATTTTGTTCGTAGGGGTTAATGGGGTAGGTAAAACGACGACAATCGGTAAACTTGCTCATAAATTCAAGGCAGAAGGCAAGTCTGTCGTATTGGCAGCCGGGGATACGTTCCGTGCAGGTGCAATTGAACAGCTCGAGGTATGGGGAGAACGTGTTGGTGTCAGTGTAATCAAGCAAGGAGAAGGCTCTGACCCTGCTGCGGTCATGTTCGATGCCATTCAGGCTGCCAAGGCTCGTAAAGCGGATATCCTGATTTGTGATACAGCTGGACGTTTACAAAATAAAGTGAATTTAATGAAGGAATTGGAAAAGGTGAAACGTGTAATTGAACGTGAAATACCTGGTGCGCCACATGAAGTGTTGCTTGCCCTTGATGCAACAACTGGACAAAATGCACTTATTCAGGCCAAGACCTTCAAGGAAGCGACCAATGTTTCCGGTATTGTTTTAACAAAGCTTGATGGCACGGCAAAAGGTGGAATTGTTTTGGCAATTCGCAATGAACTGGCCATTCCCGTTAAATTTGTCGGGCTTGGTGAAAAAATGGACGATCTGCAGGAATTCGATGCAGAGAAATATGTTTATGGCCTGTTTGCTGATATCATCGATAAAGAAGAGGTTTAA
- the fapR gene encoding transcription factor FapR — protein sequence MRRSKKERQQLLIETIKQNPFVTDEELAEKYSVSVQTIRLDRLELSIPELRERIKSVAEKKFSDEIRALPLDEIIGEVIDLNLDDNAISILDINKEHVFKRNGIARGHHLFAQANSLAVAVINDELALTAKASILFTRSVKENERVIAKAKVKNVDHTNDRSVVEVRSYVGNELVFKGEFEMYRS from the coding sequence ATGCGAAGAAGTAAGAAGGAACGCCAGCAATTATTAATCGAAACGATTAAACAGAATCCTTTTGTAACGGATGAGGAGCTGGCTGAAAAATATTCGGTGAGCGTCCAGACTATTAGGCTTGATCGTCTTGAATTATCGATACCGGAACTGCGTGAACGTATTAAAAGCGTGGCTGAGAAGAAATTCAGTGACGAAATTAGGGCTTTGCCTTTGGATGAAATCATCGGGGAAGTAATTGATCTTAATTTAGATGACAATGCTATTTCGATTTTGGATATAAATAAAGAGCATGTCTTTAAGCGGAATGGAATTGCAAGGGGGCATCATCTTTTTGCCCAAGCGAATTCATTGGCTGTAGCGGTCATTAATGACGAACTGGCATTAACTGCAAAAGCATCCATTTTATTTACTCGTTCTGTAAAGGAAAATGAAAGAGTGATAGCTAAAGCGAAGGTTAAAAACGTGGACCACACCAACGATCGTTCCGTGGTGGAAGTCAGAAGCTACGTTGGTAATGAACTGGTTTTTAAAGGCGAGTTCGAAATGTATCGCTCTTAA
- the rnc gene encoding ribonuclease III produces MRRNGNNRKPSIKDNKFKQLQESLGFHFQDENLLKQAFTHSSYVNEHRRKPYEDNERLEFLGDAVLELTISKYLYQKYPMMSEGELTKLRAAIVCEPSLVAFANSLSFGEYVLLGKGEEMTGGRERPAMLADVFEAYIGALYLDQGLEPVVQFLKHVVFPKIDEGAFSHVMDYKSQLQELIQRDAIGVLQYKILQEKGPAHNREFVSTVSLNGEELGSGLGKSKKEAEQHAAEHALIVLKEKKSTR; encoded by the coding sequence ATGCGTAGGAACGGAAATAATCGTAAACCATCAATCAAGGATAATAAATTTAAACAGTTGCAGGAAAGTCTGGGTTTTCATTTTCAGGATGAAAATTTATTGAAACAAGCTTTTACACATTCATCGTATGTGAATGAGCATCGCCGTAAGCCTTATGAAGATAATGAAAGGCTTGAATTCTTGGGAGACGCTGTGCTTGAACTGACCATCTCTAAATACTTGTATCAAAAATATCCGATGATGAGCGAAGGTGAACTTACCAAATTAAGGGCAGCCATTGTGTGCGAGCCTTCACTTGTCGCTTTTGCCAATAGCCTTTCTTTCGGGGAATATGTTTTACTCGGAAAAGGGGAAGAAATGACAGGTGGACGAGAACGCCCTGCCATGCTTGCGGATGTATTCGAAGCCTATATTGGGGCTTTGTACCTTGACCAAGGATTAGAGCCAGTTGTGCAGTTTTTGAAGCATGTTGTATTTCCGAAGATAGACGAGGGTGCTTTTTCTCATGTGATGGATTATAAGAGCCAGCTTCAAGAGCTGATTCAGCGTGATGCCATCGGTGTCCTGCAATATAAGATCTTGCAGGAAAAAGGACCAGCCCATAACCGGGAGTTTGTTTCGACCGTTTCTCTGAATGGGGAAGAACTGGGCTCTGGTTTAGGAAAGTCAAAAAAAGAAGCGGAGCAGCATGCTGCCGAGCATGCATTGATCGTTTTAAAAGAAAAAAAATCAACAAGATAG
- the smc gene encoding chromosome segregation protein SMC, protein MFLKRLDVVGFKSFAEKISIDFVPGVTAVVGPNGSGKSNVTDAVRWVLGEQSAKSLRGAKMEDIIFSGSDTRKALNFAEVSLTLDNETNSLPIDFHEVSVTRRVYRSGESEFFINNQGCRLKDIIDLFMDSGLGREAFSIISQGKVEEILSSKAEERRVIFEEAAGVLKYKTRKRKAESKLTETQDNLNRVHDILHELEGQVEPLKIQSSLAKEFLEKKEELEQIEVALTVFEIEELYEKWENLSKELEKHNEMEQQMAGQLHDREAHLKKLRDSLATLETSINELQEILLNASEELEKLEGRKEVLKERKKNAAQNKSQLEKAIVEGEAAVERLSLQKERETELLNALNSEVKGIQETLNEKQKSLGLFNSDIEAMIEVKKSDYIEWLNKQASAKNEKQYLLQQLTQQEHKNAKLDMENEKFLTERMGITAKKLEYSKLMENVTKQLEEHVSYFRNQQNKLNAAKDTYQKQETTLYKAYQFLQQAKSRKELLEEMEEDYAGFFQGVKEVLKAKETLQGIEGAVAELIKVPKEYETAIETALGGAMQHVVVEREEHAREAISFLKKHKYGRATFLPLSVIKAREISVSQLSMLKSHSAFVGTGSSLIQYDDRHAAIAENLLGTVIITTDLKGANDLAKMMQHRFRFVTLEGDIVNPGGSMTGGALKQKTTSLLSRKTELEELHQKLAAMEAKTNQLEKQVKQLKVDVGVQEQTLEQTRKTGESLRLQEQTLKGELREVELQERNVNERLHLYDLDKNSYLEEQQQKTARLEELEALLESCKMEIEGLDRLISDMTEQKQSQQSSKESLAEETNELRVTLASKRGQLQNQKEKMERIDSDLSKETSRLDENKDDLGLLTNEMTDSSSGEESLEDMAQQKLLDKNGAIEGITIKKQEKNELLTQVETLELALKEENRLYRGIVEVMKDEEVKLTRLDVELENRLDHLREEYTLSFEGAKEQYPLMMPAEEAQKKVKLIKLAIEELGTVNLGAIDEYARVAERYEFLLSQKEDLQQAKDTLFQVIDEMDDEMKRRFADTFYSIREEFEQVFKALFGGGRAELKLTNPDDLLNTGVDIIAQPPGKKLQNLSLLSGGERALTAIALLFSILKVRPVPFCILDEVEAALDEANVVRFSQFLRKFSRETQFIVITHRKGTMEEADVLYGITMQESGVSKLVSVRMEESENFIEV, encoded by the coding sequence ATGTTCCTCAAACGCTTGGACGTTGTAGGATTTAAATCTTTCGCAGAGAAAATTTCGATTGATTTTGTACCTGGAGTCACGGCAGTGGTTGGACCAAACGGAAGCGGCAAAAGTAATGTGACCGATGCAGTCCGATGGGTACTTGGAGAGCAGTCTGCGAAATCGCTGCGTGGAGCAAAAATGGAAGATATCATCTTTTCGGGAAGTGACACGAGGAAAGCGTTGAATTTTGCAGAAGTTTCATTGACCCTTGATAACGAGACGAATTCCCTGCCGATTGATTTTCATGAAGTCAGTGTGACTAGACGGGTATACCGATCGGGAGAAAGTGAATTTTTCATTAATAATCAAGGCTGCCGACTGAAGGACATCATAGATCTTTTCATGGATTCTGGTCTTGGGCGTGAAGCATTTTCCATAATCAGCCAAGGGAAAGTGGAAGAAATCCTAAGCAGTAAGGCAGAAGAAAGACGAGTGATCTTTGAAGAGGCAGCAGGTGTCCTGAAATATAAAACAAGAAAACGAAAAGCGGAATCGAAGCTGACGGAAACGCAGGATAACTTAAACCGTGTCCATGATATCCTCCATGAATTGGAAGGGCAAGTGGAACCGCTGAAAATTCAGTCTTCCCTCGCCAAGGAATTTTTGGAGAAGAAAGAAGAGCTTGAGCAAATAGAAGTAGCTTTAACCGTTTTTGAAATAGAAGAACTTTATGAAAAATGGGAAAACCTATCCAAGGAACTTGAAAAACATAATGAAATGGAACAGCAAATGGCAGGGCAGCTTCATGACAGGGAAGCGCATCTCAAAAAGCTTCGGGATAGTCTTGCAACTCTTGAGACATCGATCAATGAACTTCAGGAAATTCTCCTGAATGCCAGTGAAGAACTTGAAAAGCTTGAAGGCCGTAAAGAAGTTTTGAAAGAGCGGAAAAAAAATGCCGCCCAAAACAAGTCACAGCTTGAAAAAGCGATTGTGGAAGGTGAGGCTGCTGTCGAGCGCTTGTCCCTGCAAAAGGAACGAGAAACGGAACTCCTGAATGCTCTGAACTCGGAAGTGAAAGGGATACAGGAAACCTTAAATGAAAAACAAAAAAGCTTAGGCCTATTCAATAGTGATATCGAAGCGATGATTGAAGTGAAAAAGAGTGACTATATCGAGTGGTTGAACAAGCAGGCATCGGCTAAAAATGAAAAACAGTACCTGCTTCAGCAGCTAACACAGCAGGAACATAAAAATGCTAAACTTGATATGGAAAATGAAAAGTTCTTAACCGAGCGAATGGGTATCACTGCTAAAAAATTGGAATATTCAAAGCTGATGGAAAATGTGACCAAGCAGCTTGAAGAGCATGTCTCTTATTTCCGGAATCAACAGAACAAATTGAATGCGGCAAAGGATACGTATCAAAAACAGGAAACCACCCTTTATAAGGCCTATCAATTCCTTCAACAGGCAAAATCACGTAAGGAACTTCTTGAAGAAATGGAAGAGGATTATGCAGGCTTTTTTCAGGGAGTTAAAGAAGTTTTAAAAGCGAAAGAAACCCTTCAAGGCATAGAAGGGGCAGTTGCGGAATTGATAAAGGTTCCAAAGGAATATGAAACGGCCATCGAAACGGCTCTGGGCGGAGCGATGCAGCATGTGGTCGTTGAACGCGAAGAGCATGCACGAGAGGCCATTTCCTTCTTGAAGAAACATAAGTATGGACGTGCGACGTTCTTGCCTTTATCGGTCATTAAGGCAAGAGAGATTTCAGTAAGCCAATTATCGATGCTAAAGAGCCACTCAGCTTTTGTGGGGACGGGCTCCTCATTGATCCAATATGATGACAGGCATGCAGCAATTGCGGAAAACCTGTTAGGGACTGTCATAATCACGACAGATCTAAAGGGTGCAAATGACTTGGCGAAAATGATGCAGCACCGTTTCCGCTTCGTAACCCTCGAAGGGGATATCGTCAATCCAGGTGGTTCAATGACTGGTGGCGCATTAAAGCAAAAAACAACCTCCCTGCTTTCGAGGAAAACGGAATTGGAAGAGCTCCATCAAAAACTAGCCGCCATGGAAGCGAAAACGAATCAGCTAGAAAAGCAGGTCAAACAGCTCAAAGTGGATGTGGGTGTTCAAGAGCAAACGCTTGAACAAACCAGAAAAACAGGGGAGAGCCTTCGATTGCAAGAACAAACCCTGAAGGGCGAACTTCGTGAAGTGGAGCTACAGGAAAGAAATGTGAATGAACGGCTGCATCTTTATGATTTGGATAAAAATTCATATTTAGAAGAACAACAGCAAAAAACGGCAAGACTTGAAGAGCTGGAAGCACTTTTGGAATCATGTAAAATGGAAATTGAAGGGCTTGACCGGCTGATTTCCGACATGACGGAACAAAAGCAATCCCAACAATCCTCAAAAGAGAGCCTTGCCGAAGAAACGAATGAACTGAGGGTAACACTGGCCTCTAAGCGTGGGCAGCTACAAAACCAAAAAGAGAAGATGGAACGCATTGATTCGGATCTTTCAAAGGAAACTAGCAGGCTTGACGAAAACAAAGATGATTTGGGGCTCCTGACCAATGAAATGACAGACAGTTCAAGCGGGGAAGAATCCCTGGAAGATATGGCACAGCAGAAATTGCTCGATAAAAATGGGGCAATTGAAGGAATCACTATAAAAAAACAGGAAAAAAACGAGCTTCTAACACAAGTTGAAACACTTGAACTGGCCTTGAAAGAAGAAAACCGACTTTATAGAGGCATTGTTGAAGTGATGAAGGACGAAGAAGTAAAATTAACCCGTCTGGATGTGGAATTGGAAAATCGTCTCGACCACTTGAGAGAAGAATATACGCTTTCCTTTGAAGGTGCAAAAGAACAGTATCCATTGATGATGCCTGCAGAAGAAGCCCAAAAAAAAGTGAAGCTCATCAAGCTTGCAATAGAGGAATTAGGGACGGTAAATTTAGGTGCGATTGATGAATATGCACGTGTAGCTGAACGCTATGAATTCCTCCTTAGTCAAAAGGAAGACCTTCAACAGGCGAAAGATACATTATTCCAAGTCATCGATGAAATGGATGATGAAATGAAGCGGCGCTTTGCAGATACCTTTTATTCGATCCGTGAAGAATTCGAACAAGTCTTCAAAGCATTATTTGGCGGAGGGAGAGCTGAGCTTAAACTGACGAATCCGGATGATTTACTAAATACAGGGGTAGATATCATTGCACAGCCGCCTGGGAAAAAACTGCAGAATTTGAGCCTCTTATCCGGAGGAGAACGGGCACTGACGGCCATAGCCCTTTTATTCTCCATTCTGAAAGTGCGGCCGGTGCCTTTCTGTATTCTTGATGAAGTCGAGGCAGCCCTTGATGAGGCGAATGTAGTTCGGTTCAGCCAATTTTTAAGGAAGTTCAGCAGGGAAACACAGTTTATCGTGATTACTCACCGTAAAGGCACGATGGAAGAGGCTGATGTACTATATGGCATTACGATGCAGGAGTCAGGAGTTTCCAAACTTGTTTCTGTCCGGATGGAAGAATCAGAAAACTTTATTGAAGTTTAA
- the plsX gene encoding phosphate acyltransferase PlsX — protein MKITIDAMGGDNAPKAQVLGAMKAVEAFSDVEITLVGNEAEINQYLTKHGRIKVVHTDEKILSTDEPVRAVRRKKSASMVLAAQQVADGEADACISSGNTGALMAAGLFVVGRIEGIERPALAPTLPTIDGKGFVFLDVGANSDAKPEHLLQFAIMGSVYAQKVRGIEKPRVGLLNIGTEEKKGNELTKQAFTLLQQSSEISFIGNVEARDLLNGPADVVVTDGFTGNMVLKTLEGTAMGVFKMVKTALMSNFKSKMAAAMVKPELKGIKIKMDYSEYGGAGLFGLKAPVIKAHGSSDANAVYNAIRQTRDMVGNDVISTIAKTIEKQK, from the coding sequence ATGAAGATAACGATAGATGCAATGGGTGGCGATAATGCTCCCAAGGCACAGGTTTTAGGAGCGATGAAAGCTGTTGAGGCTTTTTCCGATGTGGAAATTACCTTGGTGGGCAATGAAGCGGAGATAAATCAATACTTAACGAAACATGGCCGAATAAAGGTTGTACATACTGATGAAAAAATATTAAGTACCGATGAACCGGTTCGTGCGGTTCGCCGCAAGAAAAGTGCCTCGATGGTATTAGCTGCACAACAAGTGGCTGATGGAGAAGCAGATGCATGCATTTCTTCAGGCAATACTGGTGCGCTAATGGCTGCAGGCTTGTTTGTTGTTGGAAGGATAGAAGGCATTGAACGTCCGGCATTGGCTCCAACCCTTCCGACAATCGATGGTAAAGGTTTCGTATTTCTGGATGTAGGTGCGAACTCTGATGCGAAGCCGGAGCATCTGCTGCAATTCGCAATAATGGGATCTGTTTATGCACAAAAAGTGCGGGGAATTGAAAAGCCACGGGTCGGACTCCTGAATATCGGAACAGAAGAAAAAAAGGGGAATGAACTGACTAAGCAGGCTTTTACATTGCTACAGCAATCATCGGAGATATCCTTTATAGGTAATGTAGAGGCCAGGGACCTTCTAAATGGACCGGCAGATGTTGTCGTTACGGACGGCTTCACGGGAAATATGGTGTTGAAGACACTTGAAGGTACTGCTATGGGTGTATTTAAAATGGTGAAAACGGCCTTGATGAGCAACTTCAAGAGTAAGATGGCTGCAGCAATGGTCAAACCGGAACTAAAGGGCATTAAAATTAAAATGGATTATTCGGAGTATGGCGGTGCTGGCCTATTCGGTTTGAAGGCCCCTGTCATAAAGGCGCATGGTTCTTCAGATGCGAACGCGGTCTATAATGCGATACGCCAGACTCGCGATATGGTGGGGAATGACGTCATATCGACCATTGCAAAGACAATAGAAAAACAAAAATAA
- a CDS encoding acyl carrier protein, with product MADVLERVTKIVVDRLNVEESEVKLEASFKEDLGADSLDVVELVMEFEDEFDMEISDDDAEKIATVGDAVNYIQSTM from the coding sequence TTGGCAGATGTATTAGAAAGAGTAACGAAAATCGTTGTAGATCGTTTGAACGTAGAAGAATCAGAGGTTAAACTTGAAGCTTCTTTCAAAGAAGATCTTGGTGCCGATTCCCTAGATGTAGTTGAACTAGTCATGGAATTCGAAGACGAGTTTGATATGGAAATTTCGGACGATGACGCTGAAAAAATCGCCACAGTAGGTGATGCTGTGAATTACATACAAAGCACTATGTAA
- the fabD gene encoding ACP S-malonyltransferase: protein MGKIAFVFPGQGSQSIGMGHGLFQENERAQHIFRKADEKLDFQLSELIFNGTQQELTVTYNAQPALLTTSYAFVKELEEAGIKPDYTAGHSLGEYTALVASGAISFEDAVYTVRKRGEFMEAAVPNGQGSMAAILGMDREALSEVTFEITATGESVQLANINCPGQIVISGTSEGVKLASAKAKENGAKRALPLEVSGPFHSELMKPAAEKLQGVLDEVSFKQAQIPVISNVTAKPITAPAEIKEKLIEQLYSPVLWEDSVKTLLELGVDTFIEVGPGKVLGGLIKKIDRSVQIHSVSDIETLTKTIETLKGAKA, encoded by the coding sequence ATGGGTAAAATTGCTTTTGTCTTTCCAGGGCAAGGTTCACAGTCAATAGGAATGGGTCATGGCTTATTTCAGGAAAACGAGCGTGCTCAGCATATTTTTCGAAAAGCCGATGAAAAACTTGATTTTCAACTTTCCGAACTGATCTTTAATGGCACACAACAAGAATTAACGGTAACCTATAATGCACAGCCAGCTTTATTGACCACGAGCTATGCCTTTGTCAAGGAGTTAGAAGAAGCGGGAATCAAACCTGATTATACAGCAGGGCATAGTTTAGGTGAATATACGGCTTTAGTGGCATCAGGTGCAATTTCTTTTGAAGATGCCGTTTATACTGTGCGTAAGCGCGGTGAATTCATGGAAGCTGCGGTACCGAATGGTCAAGGTTCAATGGCTGCGATACTGGGAATGGACCGTGAAGCTCTATCTGAAGTGACTTTTGAAATAACAGCAACAGGGGAATCCGTTCAATTAGCCAATATTAATTGTCCAGGCCAAATCGTCATTTCTGGAACTTCAGAAGGGGTTAAACTCGCAAGTGCAAAAGCCAAGGAGAATGGGGCTAAACGGGCTCTTCCTCTTGAAGTGAGTGGACCGTTCCATTCGGAATTGATGAAACCAGCGGCAGAAAAGTTACAGGGTGTCCTTGATGAAGTAAGCTTCAAACAGGCACAAATTCCTGTCATTTCAAACGTAACGGCTAAGCCCATTACTGCACCTGCTGAAATAAAAGAAAAATTAATCGAACAGCTGTATTCACCGGTCCTATGGGAGGACAGTGTGAAAACCCTGCTTGAATTGGGAGTGGATACGTTCATCGAGGTAGGCCCTGGGAAAGTATTGGGTGGATTAATAAAGAAGATCGATCGTTCCGTTCAAATTCACTCGGTCTCCGATATAGAAACACTAACAAAAACAATTGAAACATTGAAGGGGGCAAAAGCATGA
- the recG gene encoding ATP-dependent DNA helicase RecG — protein MNSTLQEPITAVKGIGGETAAALEEMEIHTVADLLEHLPYRYEDYRLRDLETVEHDERVTVEGKVHTVPTLGYFGKKKSRLTIKLLTGRYLINVIFFNQPYLKPKLAIGETVTVTGKWDRHRQTITGSECHVGDHSREKEFEPVYSVKGSITVKGLRRFISNAFSQYGAMIEENLPPQLLATYKLMPRNDALRTMHFPLSANDVKKARRRFVYEEFLLFQLKMQALRKVQREQSKGIGQEFDVGQVAAFVETLPFPLTNAQRRVVEEILNDMKSPYRMNRLLQGDVGSGKTVVAAICLKATITAGFQGALMVPTEILAEQHTQSLRAMLEPSGVKVALLTSSVKGKKRKELLQLLESGELDLLIGTHALIQDEVNFRNLGLVITDEQHRFGVEQRRILREKGANPDVLFMTATPIPRTLAITVFGEMDVSTIDEMPAGRKAIETYWAKHQMLDRILTFVEKELRRGRQAYVICPLIEESEKLDSLQNVLDVHAMLTQYFTNMYKVGLMHGRLPTDEKDEVMQQFSANEAQILVSTTVVEVGVNVPNATVMVIYDAERFGLSQLHQLRGRVGRGSDQSFCILLADPKTEVGKERMKIMTETNDGFALSEKDLELRGPGDFFGKKQSGLPEFKVADMVHDYRTLEVARMDASKLIASQSFWHSPEYAPLRNYLEGTGVFTGEKLD, from the coding sequence GTGAACTCCACTTTACAGGAACCCATAACAGCAGTAAAAGGCATTGGGGGCGAAACAGCGGCAGCTTTGGAGGAAATGGAGATCCATACCGTCGCGGATCTCCTTGAGCACCTTCCATATCGCTATGAAGATTATCGATTGAGGGATTTAGAAACGGTCGAGCATGATGAGAGGGTTACTGTAGAAGGAAAGGTTCATACGGTGCCCACGTTAGGATACTTTGGGAAGAAAAAATCCAGACTTACGATTAAATTATTGACTGGGAGATATTTAATAAATGTCATTTTTTTTAATCAGCCATATCTGAAGCCCAAGCTTGCAATAGGCGAAACTGTTACTGTAACTGGGAAATGGGATCGTCATCGCCAAACCATTACAGGCTCGGAATGCCACGTTGGTGATCATAGCAGGGAGAAAGAGTTCGAACCTGTGTATTCAGTAAAGGGCAGCATTACTGTTAAAGGGCTACGCCGCTTTATCTCCAATGCATTTTCTCAGTACGGAGCAATGATAGAAGAAAATCTGCCCCCGCAATTGTTGGCGACATACAAACTGATGCCGCGTAACGATGCTCTTCGTACCATGCATTTCCCTCTTTCGGCTAATGATGTAAAAAAGGCTCGACGCCGTTTTGTATATGAAGAATTTTTATTGTTTCAACTTAAAATGCAGGCGCTTCGTAAAGTGCAGCGAGAACAGTCAAAAGGGATTGGTCAGGAGTTTGATGTGGGGCAAGTGGCGGCCTTCGTTGAGACTCTCCCCTTTCCATTGACGAACGCTCAGCGAAGGGTCGTCGAGGAAATATTGAACGACATGAAATCCCCCTATCGGATGAATCGCCTACTTCAAGGGGATGTCGGTTCAGGAAAAACTGTGGTTGCCGCCATATGCTTGAAGGCGACGATTACAGCAGGTTTTCAAGGTGCACTTATGGTCCCGACGGAAATCTTGGCTGAGCAGCATACACAATCCCTTAGGGCCATGTTGGAACCTAGTGGAGTAAAGGTCGCATTGTTGACTAGTTCGGTAAAAGGCAAAAAGCGCAAGGAACTATTGCAATTGCTAGAGTCCGGGGAGCTTGATCTTTTGATAGGAACACATGCATTGATACAGGATGAAGTGAATTTTCGGAACCTTGGTCTTGTCATAACGGATGAACAACATCGTTTCGGAGTGGAGCAGCGCCGGATCCTTCGTGAAAAAGGTGCAAATCCAGATGTTCTATTCATGACGGCAACACCGATTCCCCGAACGCTGGCAATTACAGTGTTTGGGGAAATGGACGTCTCAACGATAGACGAAATGCCGGCAGGGCGTAAAGCGATAGAAACCTATTGGGCGAAACACCAAATGCTCGATCGGATTTTAACTTTCGTCGAAAAGGAACTAAGGCGAGGGAGACAGGCTTACGTCATCTGTCCTTTGATTGAGGAGTCGGAGAAACTTGATTCATTACAAAATGTTCTTGATGTTCATGCAATGCTTACACAATACTTTACGAACATGTATAAAGTGGGGCTCATGCATGGACGTCTGCCTACGGATGAAAAAGACGAAGTGATGCAGCAGTTTAGTGCCAATGAAGCACAAATCCTTGTCTCCACAACGGTTGTTGAAGTTGGGGTGAATGTTCCTAATGCAACGGTAATGGTCATTTATGATGCGGAGCGCTTTGGGCTTTCACAGTTGCATCAGTTACGGGGGAGAGTCGGAAGGGGGAGTGATCAGTCCTTTTGCATCCTCCTGGCTGACCCGAAAACGGAAGTCGGCAAAGAACGGATGAAAATCATGACCGAGACAAACGATGGTTTTGCTCTTTCCGAGAAAGATTTGGAACTTCGGGGCCCTGGTGATTTCTTCGGTAAAAAACAAAGCGGCCTTCCTGAGTTCAAAGTAGCCGACATGGTCCATGATTACAGGACCTTGGAAGTGGCAAGGATGGATGCTTCAAAATTGATCGCCTCACAAAGCTTTTGGCATTCCCCGGAGTATGCACCGCTACGGAACTATTTAGAGGGTACGGGCGTATTTACGGGAGAAAAGCTGGACTGA